A single Brassica rapa cultivar Chiifu-401-42 chromosome A04, CAAS_Brap_v3.01, whole genome shotgun sequence DNA region contains:
- the LOC103864459 gene encoding probable LRR receptor-like serine/threonine-protein kinase At4g37250, whose protein sequence is MKTELVSPILFFFSFSCLLLVSSGLNSDGVLLMSFKYSVLLDPLSLLQSWSYDHDNPCSWRGVLCNNDFRVVTLSLPNSKLAGSIPSDLGFLQNLQSLDLSNNSLNGSLPVEFFAAGELRFLDLSNNLFSGEIPATVGDMHNLQTLNLSDNILAGKLPANLASLESLTEVSLKNNYFSGELPGGWRSVQFLDISSNLINGSLPPDFSGDSLRYLNVSYNQISGEVPPDVGDGFPRNATVDFSFNNLTGSIPDSPVFLNQKSISFSGNPGLCGAPTRNPCPIPSSPAAVTPTSTPALAAIPKTFGSNPESDSVGPENNKSNNRTGLRPGVIIGIIVGDIAGIGILALVFFYVYRYKKKNNMQKNTHSLEANEVKDTTSLSPSSSTTTSSSSPEQSNRFVKWSCLRKSQETDETEEEDEEEEEHQGPGETKKGTLVTIDGGEKELEVETLLKASVYILGATGSSIMYKTVLEDGTVLAVRRLGENGMSQQRRFKDLEAHVRAIGKLVHPNLVRLRGFYWGTDEKLVIYDFVPNGSLVNARYRKGGSSPCHLPWETRLKIAKGLARGLAYLHEKKHVHGHLKPSNILLGQDMEPKIGDFGLERLLAGDTSYNRASGSSRIFSSKRSASASTREFGPTPSPSPSSVGPVSPYCAPESLRNLKPNPKWDVFGFGVILLELLTGKIVSVDEVGIGNGLTVDDGNRALIMADVAIRSELEGKEDLLLGLFKLGYSCASQVPQKRPTMKDALVVFERFPMSSSAKSPSYRYGHY, encoded by the exons ATGAAAACAGAATTAGTTTCACcgatcttgttcttcttctcattCTCTTGTCTCCTTCTTGTCTCCTCAGGTTTAAACTCTGATGGAGTTCTCTTGATGAGTTTCAAATACTCCGTTCTTCTTGATCCTCTGTCTTTGTTGCAATCATGGAGCTACGATCACGACAATCCCTGTTCGTGGCGAGGTGTGTTGTGTAATAACGACTTCAGAGTTGTGACCTTGTCTCTCCCAAACTCCAAGCTCGCCGGTTCGATTCCTTCCGATCTGGGTTTCCTCCAAAACCTCCAAAGCCTCGATCTTTCCAACAATTCGCTCAACGGGTCCTTACCGGTTGAGTTTTTCGCCGCCGGTGAGCTCCGGTTTCTAGACCTCTCTAACAACTTGTTCTCCGGCGAGATCCCCGCGACGGTCGGCGATATGCACAACCTCCAGACGTTAAATCTCTCCGATAATATCTTGGCCGGAAAGTTACCGGCCAATTTGGCGTCTCTTGAGAGCTTAACGGaggtttctctgaagaacaacTACTTCTCCGGCGAGCTTCCCGGCGGATGGAGATCGGTTCAGTTTCTAGACATCTCCTCGAATCTGATCAACGGTTCATTACCGCCGGATTTCTCCGGCGACAGTCTCCGGTACCTGAATGTCTCCTACAACCAAATCTCCGGCGAGGTTCCTCCTGATGTCGGCGACGGTTTCCCTCGCAACGCCACCGTGGATTTCTCCTTCAACAATCTAACCGGTTCGATCCCAGATTCTCCGGTTTTCCTTAACCAGAAATCAATTTCGTTTTCCGGAAACCCGGGTTTATGCGGAGCTCCGACCCGGAACCCATGTCCTATTCCTTCCTCTCCAGCCGCCGTCACACCGACGTCTACGCCTGCACTCGCAGCCATACCGAAAACATTCGGGTCAAATCCAGAATCTGACTCGGTCGGACCGGAAAACAATAAGTCAAATAACCGAACCGGTTTAAGACCGGGGGTTATAATCGGGATCATAGTCGGAGATATCGCCGGAATCGGAATCCTCGCTCTTGTCTTCTTCTACGTCTACAGatacaagaagaagaataacATGCAGAAGAACACACACAGTTTAGAAGCTAACGAGGTTAAAGACACAACTTCGTTATCACCATCATCGTCAACAACTACGTCCTCTTCCTCTCCAGAACAATCTAATAGATTCGTGAAATGGTCATGTCTACGTAAGAGTCAAGAAACAGATGAAACCGaagaggaagacgaagaagaagaagaacatcaagGGCCAGGAGAGACCAAGAAAGGGACGTTGGTGACCATTGATGGAGGAGAGAAGGAGCTCGAAGTAGAGACTTTGCTTAAGGCCTCTGTTTACATTTTAGGAGCAACCGGTTCGAGTATAATGTACAAGACGGTTCTCGAGGACGGTACGGTTCTAGCGGTTCGCCGGTTAGGTGAGAACGGTATGTCTCAACAACGCCGGTTTAAGGACTTAGAGGCACATGTACGAGCGATTGGTAAATTGGTACATCCTAATTTGGTTCGTCTCCGTGGATTCTATTGGGGCACCGACGAAAAATTGGTCATTTACGATTTTGTCCCTAATGGTAGTCTCGTCAACGCACGTTACA GGAAAGGAGGGTCGTCGCCGTGCCATTTACCGTGGGAGACTCGGCTCAAGATAGCAAAAGGTTTGGCTCGCGGGCTTGCTTACCTTCACGAGAAGAAACATGTGCACGGTCACTTGAAGCCTAGTAACATACTTTTGGGGCAAGACATGGAGCCCAAGATTGGTGATTTTGGTCTCGAAAGGCTTCTTGCTGGAGATACTAGCTATAACCGAGCTAGTGGGTCATCAAGAATTTTCAGTAGCAAGCGGTCAGCATCAGCGTCCACACGTGAATTCGGGCCTACACCGAGCCCAAGTCCAAGCTCGGTTGGTCCTGTATCTCCTTATTGCGCACCTGAGTCGCTCCGCAACctcaaaccgaacccgaaatgGGACGTTTTCGGGTTCGGAGTGATCCTCCTCGAGCTTCTTACAGGGAAAATCGTGTCGGTAGATGAGGTCGGGATTGGAAATGGACTGACGGTAGATGATGGGAACCGTGCGCTGATCATGGCTGATGTGGCGATCCGGTCCGAGTTGGAAGGCAAAGAAGACTTGTTACTTGGTCTATTCAAGTTGGGTTATAGTTGTGCATCTCAAGTTCCACAAAAGAGACCAACCATGAAGGATGCTTTAGTAGTATTTGAGAGATTCCCTATGAGTTCTTCGGCTAAGTCTCCATCGTACCGTTACGGACACTATTAA
- the LOC103864627 gene encoding uncharacterized protein LOC103864627, with the protein MIHEFNLALLGKQLWRLVQFPDSLVARVLRGRYYRLSSPLRIGAVDSPSYVWTSIIAARKLLLLGIRNKVHSGYEINAWQDPWIPTVPARPAYPRVPVVNPKMTVSDLIDVESKEWNVRALKQYVDQEDIPTIQSLAISPTHRHDTFCWSYIKNGQYTIKSGYWVATNILRDVGEKEVVEPSITKLQAFAWKVDAPQKICHLIWQLISGQVAVTRNLVRRNMQCDNYCPRCGEAEETVTHAIFECPPAVQAWALSSTPTSAQTFPTSSIYTNMDYLFWRKNSIMGPENDRDPYPWIIWYIWKARNNKLFRGIDRDPLELVRYAESECQAWYNAKESIHAPTQTQMGEDTQALSLENICMVDSSWTSTDQFSGIGWMWKDERGKIQLMGMRNLRRRETSLHSELEALKWAMESMLQHLTCQRFGTDCKDLIAMVVDPQAWPKFATELEVIQLLKMCYPDFKIEYFPRVQNGIDDSLARNARSFHRSLCFVGCSIPA; encoded by the coding sequence ATGATTCATGAGTTTAATCTAGCTCTTTTAGGGAAGCAGCTTTGGCGGCTTGTACAATTCCCAGACTCACTAGTGGCGAGAGTCCTCCGGGGAAGATACTATCGGCTGAGTTCGCCTTTGCGGATCGGTGCAGTGGATAGCCCATCATATGTGTGGACGAGTATCATAGCGGCAAGGAAACTATTGCTTTTGGGTATCAGGAATAAAGTTCATTCAGGATATGAAATTAATGCTTGGCAAGATCCATGGATTCCCACGGTTCCAGCAAGGCCGGCTTACCCTAGAGTCCCAGTAGTTAATCCAAAGATGACAGTCAGTGATCTTATTGATGTTGAGTCAAAGGAGTGGAATGTTCGAGCATTGAAGCAGTATGTAGACCAGGAAGACATACCAACGATTCAGAGTCTGGCCATAAGCCCAACTCACCGACACGATACTTTCTGCTGGAGCTATATCAAAAATGGACAATATACTattaaatctggatattgggtaGCAACAAATATATTGAGAGATGTTGGGGAAAAAGAAGTTGTCGAGCCCAGCATAACCaaacttcaagcctttgcttggaaagTCGATGCACCACAAAAAAtttgtcatcttatatggcaactAATTTCAGGGCAGGTAGCTGTCACAAGGAATTTGGTACGTCGTAATATGCAATGTGATAATTATTGCCCAAGGTGTGGAGAAGCTGAAGAGACGGTTACTCATGCGATTTTTGAATGTCCACCGGCAGTACAAGCATGGGCACTGTCATCAACACCGACAAGCGCTCAAACATTCCCGACTTCGAGCATTTATACCAATATGGACTACCTATTTTGGAGGAAGAATAGTATTATGGGGCCAGAAAATGACAGAGACCCATATCCTTGGATAATCTGGTACATTTGGAAAGCGAGGAACAACAAACTGTTCAGAGGTATAGACAGAGACCCTTTGGAGTTAGTAAGATATGCAGAGAGTGAATGCCAGGCATGGTACAATGCAAAGGAATCTATACATGCTCCTACACAGACACAAATGGGTGAAGATACACAAGCCTTAAGCTTGGAGAATATTTGTATGGTGGATAGTTCATGGACCTCTACGGATCAATTCAGTGGAATTGGATGGATGTGGAAGGATGAGAGAGGGAAGATCCAATTAATGGGGATGAGGAATCTAAGGAGGCGAGAGACATCACTACACTCTGAATTGGAAGCTCTAAAATGGGCAATGGAGAGCATGCTACAGCACTTGACATGTCAGAGATTTGGGACAGATTGTAAGGATCTGATAGCAATGGTAGTGGATCCACAAGCATGGCCAAAGTTCGCAACCGAGCTAGAGGTCATTCAACTTCTGAAGATGTGTTATCCGGATTTCAAGATCGAATACTTCCCAAGAGTGCAAAATGGAATTGATGATTCATTAGCTAGGAATGCCCGATCTTTTCATAGGTCTTTGTGCtttgttggttgttctattccggccTAG